The following coding sequences are from one Achromobacter sp. B7 window:
- a CDS encoding acyl-CoA dehydrogenase, whose product MTYQAPVKDMLFVLNHLAGLRQVAALPGFEEATPDTAQAVLEESAHFAAEVLAPLNHPADREPSTWRDGAVTTSPGFKQAFRQYTEAGWQGMSHPVQYGGQGLPGLIGSPCSEMLNAANLSFALCPLLTNGAIEALLTVGSAEMKTRFIGPMISGQWTGTMNLTEPQAGSDLAMIRTRAQPVGDGTYRLSGTKIFITYGDHDLTENILHLVLARLPDAPEGVKGISLFLVPKFLVNEDGSLGARNDVTCVSIEHKLGIKASPTATLQFGDAGGALGYLVGQENRGLDAMFIMMNAARYAVGVQGIAIADRAYQHALAYANDRVQSRPVDGSSRDAVTIIHHPDVRRMLGTMRALTEAGRALAYVTAGHADLAHASPDADERKRHLAIQEFLVPIVKGWCTEMSLDVTSLGVQVHGGMGFIEETGAAQYYRDARILTIYEGTTAIQANDLVGRKTLRDGGAVAHALLEAIRQTETELESRSELAANLVLKPLRQARLALANVVDFVLANAAGAPNAVFGSAVPYLLLAGTTLAGWQMARALLASLDHQQEDPDFHQAKIATAQTYALHKLTQAPGLAAVVLGSKDYAVQP is encoded by the coding sequence ATGACGTACCAAGCCCCCGTGAAAGACATGCTGTTTGTGTTGAACCACCTGGCCGGCCTGCGGCAAGTTGCCGCCCTGCCCGGTTTCGAGGAGGCCACGCCCGACACCGCACAGGCCGTGCTGGAAGAATCCGCGCATTTCGCGGCCGAAGTGCTGGCCCCGCTGAACCACCCGGCCGACCGAGAGCCCAGCACCTGGCGCGACGGCGCCGTCACCACGTCGCCCGGCTTCAAGCAGGCGTTTCGCCAATACACCGAAGCGGGCTGGCAGGGCATGTCGCATCCAGTGCAATACGGTGGCCAGGGCTTGCCCGGCCTGATCGGGTCGCCCTGCTCTGAAATGCTGAACGCCGCCAATCTGTCGTTCGCGCTATGCCCCTTGTTGACCAACGGCGCCATCGAAGCCTTGCTGACCGTCGGCTCGGCGGAAATGAAAACGCGCTTCATCGGGCCCATGATCTCGGGCCAGTGGACCGGCACCATGAACCTGACCGAACCGCAAGCCGGCTCGGACCTGGCCATGATCCGCACGCGCGCGCAACCGGTGGGCGACGGCACGTACCGGCTATCCGGCACCAAGATCTTCATCACCTACGGCGACCACGACCTGACCGAGAACATCCTGCACCTGGTACTGGCCCGGTTGCCCGACGCACCCGAAGGCGTCAAGGGCATTTCGCTGTTCCTGGTGCCCAAGTTCCTGGTCAACGAAGACGGCTCACTGGGCGCGCGCAACGACGTCACCTGCGTGTCCATCGAACACAAGCTGGGCATCAAGGCCAGCCCCACCGCCACCTTGCAATTCGGCGATGCGGGCGGCGCGCTGGGCTATCTGGTGGGCCAGGAAAACCGCGGGTTGGACGCCATGTTCATCATGATGAACGCGGCGCGCTATGCGGTGGGCGTGCAAGGCATCGCCATTGCCGACCGTGCCTACCAGCACGCGCTGGCCTATGCCAACGACCGCGTGCAAAGCCGCCCGGTGGACGGGTCGTCGCGCGATGCCGTCACCATCATCCACCACCCCGATGTGCGCCGCATGCTGGGCACCATGCGGGCGCTGACCGAAGCGGGCCGCGCGCTGGCCTACGTGACGGCGGGCCACGCCGACCTGGCCCACGCCAGCCCCGACGCCGACGAGCGCAAGCGTCATCTGGCCATCCAGGAATTCCTGGTGCCCATCGTGAAGGGCTGGTGCACCGAGATGTCGCTGGACGTGACCAGCCTGGGCGTGCAGGTGCACGGCGGCATGGGCTTCATTGAGGAAACCGGCGCGGCGCAGTATTACCGCGACGCCCGCATCCTGACCATCTACGAAGGCACCACCGCCATCCAGGCCAACGACCTGGTCGGCCGCAAGACCTTGCGCGACGGCGGCGCGGTGGCGCATGCGCTGCTGGAGGCCATCCGCCAGACCGAAACCGAGCTGGAATCGCGCAGCGAGCTGGCCGCCAACCTGGTGCTCAAGCCACTGCGGCAGGCGCGGCTGGCCCTGGCCAATGTCGTGGACTTTGTGCTGGCCAACGCCGCGGGCGCGCCCAACGCAGTCTTCGGGTCGGCCGTGCCGTATCTGCTGCTGGCCGGCACGACGCTGGCCGGTTGGCAGATGGCCCGTGCGCTGCTGGCCAGCCTGGACCACCAGCAGGAAGACCCCGACTTCCATCAGGCCAAGATCGCCACCGCACAGACCTATGCGCTGCACAAGCTGACCCAGGCGCCGGGGCTGGCGGCCGTGGTGCTGGGGTCCAAGGACTACGCGGTACAACCCTGA